One Chryseobacterium wanjuense genomic region harbors:
- a CDS encoding GumC family protein — translation MQQTDFQAKEEKLNIKKTISKYLYKWPWFIASILVFVTGAYIYLRYSVPQYQSKTTLKFDKKQNDLSSALADLDNLGIGLGNADELKSEAAVVNSRPILTQVVNNLNLNVEYFTAGEIKDSQLFSKAPITAKILSYKDEKFAPSQCTVTDIKGDQFTLETEKKKKITGKFNMPLQLDFGTVVLQIKPQFVLKSEYKIVFSSPMDKVKKLEKTIRVNLPDEKAMLMDISLIGSLPEKSEAILNEVTKQYNLDGQRDKNLQAENTQKFIDKRLEVITKDLSGVENQKEDFQNRNRIVDLQAQAELALQNTSENTKVLLQQQTQLDLLNSLTAEASKNNNQLMPSNLGLNPSLEQSISQYNQLLITRNKTLRQATNENPAVIEMNREIASLKEVIRDNINEQKATVQKGIAQLQNQISTSNTVIEKVPGQSKVYRGIERQQNLKEQLFLFLLQKREENAINLSVDVPKAKIVNPAFTEDLPVSPKKDIIFAGALFLGLLLPFAVFYISFTLDDKIYSRDDIKERSGLGVLVDIPSLKDNENHLVQKNDFSELAEAFRVLVSNLKFILPIKDSAKVIMVTSSVKGEGKTLVSVNLALTLANKNGRALLIGSDIRNPQIQRYDNEPTKRKGLTEYLYDDSVDVEELIHTSTTNPACDVIYAGTIPPNPQELLSNGRYQKLIEQMSSQYAYIIIDSAPLMLVSDTLSIADTADATLYVVRSGESRNILINFANDLVKDSKLNNVSFVINDVSKRAGGYGYNYSYGYGYSQTNDKKSWWKKMFKS, via the coding sequence ATGCAGCAGACAGACTTTCAGGCAAAGGAAGAAAAATTAAATATAAAGAAAACGATTTCTAAATACCTGTATAAATGGCCGTGGTTTATTGCCTCTATTTTGGTATTTGTAACGGGAGCTTATATTTACCTAAGGTACAGTGTACCCCAATATCAATCGAAAACCACCCTTAAATTTGATAAAAAGCAAAATGATCTTTCCTCAGCTTTAGCTGATCTTGATAATCTTGGGATAGGTCTCGGTAATGCTGATGAACTGAAAAGTGAGGCGGCAGTGGTAAACTCACGTCCGATCCTCACGCAGGTGGTAAATAACCTTAATCTGAATGTAGAATACTTCACTGCAGGAGAGATTAAAGACTCGCAATTGTTTTCAAAAGCGCCTATTACCGCAAAGATATTAAGTTACAAGGATGAAAAATTTGCACCCTCTCAATGTACGGTAACAGACATAAAAGGTGATCAGTTTACCCTTGAGACGGAGAAAAAAAAGAAAATTACAGGGAAATTCAATATGCCTTTACAATTGGATTTCGGAACGGTTGTATTGCAAATAAAACCTCAATTTGTTTTAAAATCAGAATATAAAATTGTTTTTTCGAGTCCAATGGACAAAGTAAAGAAACTGGAAAAGACAATTCGTGTCAATCTTCCGGATGAGAAAGCTATGCTAATGGACATTAGCCTTATCGGATCTCTTCCCGAAAAATCCGAAGCTATCCTTAATGAAGTTACCAAACAGTATAATCTGGACGGGCAGAGAGATAAAAATTTACAGGCTGAAAATACTCAGAAATTTATCGATAAAAGACTGGAAGTAATTACCAAAGACCTTTCCGGAGTAGAAAACCAGAAAGAAGATTTCCAAAACCGCAATCGTATCGTTGATTTGCAGGCACAGGCAGAATTAGCACTTCAAAATACGAGTGAAAACACCAAAGTTCTTCTACAGCAGCAAACACAACTAGATCTTCTAAACTCTCTTACAGCAGAAGCTTCAAAAAATAATAATCAGCTTATGCCTTCTAATCTTGGGCTTAACCCTTCATTAGAGCAATCGATTTCTCAATATAATCAGCTTCTTATTACCAGAAACAAGACTCTGAGGCAGGCAACTAATGAAAATCCAGCTGTTATAGAAATGAATAGAGAAATTGCCTCATTGAAGGAAGTCATTCGTGATAATATAAATGAACAGAAAGCAACTGTACAGAAGGGTATTGCTCAATTACAAAATCAAATTTCAACTAGCAATACTGTCATCGAAAAGGTTCCCGGGCAATCTAAAGTATACAGAGGAATAGAGCGTCAGCAAAATCTTAAAGAGCAACTCTTTTTATTTCTCTTACAGAAAAGGGAAGAAAATGCGATTAATTTATCAGTAGATGTACCAAAAGCCAAAATTGTAAATCCTGCATTTACAGAAGATCTTCCTGTATCACCCAAAAAAGATATTATTTTTGCAGGAGCTTTGTTCCTAGGATTATTGCTTCCTTTTGCAGTTTTCTACATATCATTCACTCTGGATGACAAAATCTACAGCCGAGACGATATTAAAGAACGTTCCGGGCTGGGAGTATTGGTTGATATACCTTCACTTAAAGACAATGAAAATCATCTGGTACAGAAAAACGACTTTTCGGAGTTGGCAGAAGCATTCAGGGTACTTGTTTCCAATCTTAAATTTATTTTACCAATAAAAGATTCTGCCAAAGTAATTATGGTGACATCTTCGGTAAAAGGAGAAGGGAAGACCCTTGTTTCTGTGAATCTTGCCCTTACTTTAGCCAATAAAAACGGAAGAGCTCTTCTTATCGGCTCAGATATTCGTAACCCTCAAATTCAGAGGTATGATAACGAACCGACGAAAAGAAAAGGTCTTACAGAATATTTATATGATGATTCGGTAGATGTAGAAGAACTTATCCATACATCAACGACCAATCCTGCATGTGATGTGATATATGCAGGAACAATTCCTCCCAATCCGCAAGAATTGCTTTCTAATGGAAGATATCAGAAGCTTATCGAGCAGATGTCTTCTCAATACGCTTATATTATTATAGATTCTGCACCGCTTATGTTGGTTTCGGATACGCTAAGTATCGCAGATACCGCAGATGCTACATTATATGTGGTGAGATCCGGAGAATCGAGAAATATATTGATAAATTTTGCTAATGATTTAGTGAAGGATTCAAAATTAAATAATGTGTCTTTTGTCATTAACGATGTTTCAAAACGCGCAGGAGGTTATGGATATAACTATAGCTACGGTTATGGTTACAGTCAAACGAATGATAAGAAAAGTTGGTGGAAGAAAATGTTTAAATCATAG
- a CDS encoding polysaccharide biosynthesis/export family protein: MSKHNMEEEVTKAKYQGLHIQEGDVLLILVSALDEIAVKPFNLNTTNKVGSDSGAGMNQYVQPSEYVVNEEGYIYFPVIGSIYCKGMTQVQLKQDLEARLKKYLTDPMVSITLKNFNVSILGEVKDPGQKESVSQKINVFQALGLAGDMTDFGDRTNVKLIRTGEDGVDQVVNIDLTRSDIVSSPYYYMKQNDILYVQPDKNKQVQANSNPNRALTFQIIGALLTAGTLIIALTRR; the protein is encoded by the coding sequence ATGTCAAAGCATAATATGGAAGAGGAAGTTACGAAAGCAAAATATCAGGGACTACATATCCAGGAAGGAGACGTTCTCCTTATTCTTGTCTCTGCATTGGATGAAATTGCTGTAAAACCCTTTAACCTTAATACTACAAATAAAGTCGGAAGCGATTCCGGTGCCGGTATGAACCAATATGTACAGCCCAGCGAATATGTCGTAAATGAAGAAGGATATATCTACTTTCCGGTCATAGGAAGTATTTATTGTAAAGGAATGACACAGGTACAGCTAAAGCAGGATTTGGAAGCCCGTCTGAAGAAATACCTTACAGATCCAATGGTATCGATTACTTTAAAAAACTTCAATGTCAGCATTTTAGGAGAGGTAAAAGATCCGGGGCAGAAAGAAAGTGTTTCTCAAAAGATCAATGTTTTCCAGGCTTTGGGTCTTGCAGGAGATATGACCGATTTTGGAGACCGTACCAATGTAAAACTGATCCGTACCGGTGAAGACGGGGTAGATCAGGTGGTGAATATAGACCTTACCAGATCGGATATTGTAAGCTCGCCTTATTATTATATGAAGCAGAATGACATTCTCTATGTGCAGCCGGATAAGAATAAGCAGGTTCAGGCAAATAGCAACCCGAACAGAGCGCTTACATTCCAGATCATTGGTGCTTTACTTACGGCAGGTACTCTTATTATTGCTTTAACTCGACGATAA
- a CDS encoding polysaccharide biosynthesis protein, with amino-acid sequence MGNVFKITELRYIPRWLVFFIDISIISFSLLISNLILKNLNTEINFIEYHNEKTVAVLAVNILFMVLFKTYAGIIRHSTFFDFFRIVWSSGSTLVVLLGFNFLAESVWGKSVYVNPVLFFFFFISTFLMFFFRMATKQLFKMLMDPKDSSSKIRIAVVGVDEESVSLANAIIHNRRHPYQLTGFLSTRLDSKKARLLGHTIYNKREFIKANNLSNQIDAVLIKENMPKQEMEEWTNLTLNKGLKILKAPVINKMNEGGIIGGIRPLQIEDLLNRKPIKIENGEVKKRHFSKSVLVTGGAGSIGSEIVRQVVQFNPSIIVVVDQAESPLYELELELLERFPEQKFEFVLADISNIYRLEKLFEDYQFSTVYHAAAYKHVPLIEKNPHEAIFVNIGGTKNLALLSKKYNVNRFVMVSTDKAVNPTNVMGASKRAAELFVQSLQNSSDNTTKFITTRFGNVLGSNGSVIPHFKKQIEKGGPVTITHPEIIRYFMTIPEACELVLQAGTMGQGGEIYVFDMGTPVKILDLAKRMIKLSGYTPDVDVKIDFIGLRPGEKLYEELLTDNSTTIPTHHEKIMISRDPVMEFEEIEILCNQIMRAAIKKDRLQVVKILKTIVPEFISNNSEFEVLDKTPEHEVYQ; translated from the coding sequence ATGGGGAATGTTTTTAAAATCACAGAATTAAGGTATATACCTAGATGGTTAGTTTTTTTTATCGATATTTCAATCATTTCTTTTTCTCTCTTAATTTCTAATCTGATCCTAAAAAATCTGAATACGGAAATTAATTTTATCGAATACCATAATGAAAAAACAGTGGCCGTTCTTGCGGTCAATATTCTGTTTATGGTACTATTCAAAACGTATGCCGGAATCATAAGGCATTCCACTTTTTTTGATTTCTTTAGAATTGTCTGGTCTTCAGGAAGCACGCTTGTTGTTTTGCTGGGGTTCAATTTTTTAGCAGAATCGGTATGGGGGAAATCCGTGTATGTAAATCCCGTGCTTTTTTTCTTTTTTTTCATTTCCACTTTTCTGATGTTCTTTTTCAGAATGGCTACCAAGCAGCTTTTTAAGATGCTTATGGATCCTAAAGATTCTTCCTCTAAAATAAGAATTGCAGTGGTAGGAGTGGATGAGGAATCGGTGTCATTAGCCAATGCCATTATTCACAATCGTCGTCATCCTTATCAGCTTACAGGATTTCTGAGCACCAGGCTGGATTCCAAAAAAGCGCGATTACTGGGACATACAATCTATAATAAAAGAGAATTCATTAAAGCTAATAATCTGTCAAACCAAATTGATGCGGTATTGATTAAAGAAAATATGCCCAAACAGGAAATGGAAGAATGGACAAATCTTACCTTAAATAAAGGATTGAAAATACTAAAAGCTCCTGTTATTAATAAAATGAATGAAGGTGGCATCATCGGAGGTATCCGTCCGCTTCAGATCGAAGATTTGCTGAACCGAAAGCCCATTAAAATAGAAAATGGAGAGGTGAAAAAACGCCATTTCAGCAAAAGTGTTTTGGTAACAGGTGGTGCAGGCTCTATTGGAAGTGAAATCGTAAGACAGGTGGTTCAGTTTAATCCATCGATTATTGTGGTGGTTGATCAGGCAGAATCTCCCCTGTATGAGCTTGAACTCGAGTTGTTGGAAAGGTTTCCGGAACAGAAGTTTGAATTTGTGCTGGCCGATATTTCAAATATTTACAGACTTGAAAAATTATTTGAAGATTATCAGTTTTCAACTGTGTATCATGCGGCGGCTTATAAGCACGTTCCTTTAATAGAAAAGAACCCTCACGAAGCTATTTTTGTGAATATCGGAGGAACTAAAAATCTGGCACTTTTATCCAAAAAATATAATGTCAACCGTTTTGTAATGGTCTCTACCGACAAAGCTGTGAATCCCACCAATGTGATGGGAGCTTCTAAAAGAGCTGCAGAACTGTTTGTACAGTCGTTACAAAATTCATCAGATAATACAACAAAATTCATCACCACAAGATTTGGAAACGTACTGGGATCCAATGGTTCAGTCATTCCGCATTTTAAAAAACAAATCGAAAAAGGAGGGCCTGTGACGATCACCCATCCGGAGATCATCCGTTATTTTATGACGATTCCTGAGGCGTGCGAACTGGTTCTACAGGCAGGAACAATGGGGCAAGGAGGTGAAATTTATGTTTTTGATATGGGTACACCCGTTAAGATTCTTGATCTGGCAAAAAGAATGATAAAATTATCAGGATACACGCCGGATGTAGATGTTAAAATTGATTTTATCGGATTGAGACCGGGTGAAAAACTGTATGAAGAACTGTTGACAGACAATTCCACAACAATTCCTACGCATCATGAAAAAATCATGATTTCAAGAGATCCGGTGATGGAATTTGAAGAGATAGAAATTTTATGTAATCAAATTATGCGGGCAGCAATAAAAAAAGACAGGCTACAGGTTGTAAAAATATTGAAGACCATTGTGCCGGAATTTATCAGTAATAATTCAGAATTTGAGGTTCTGGATAAAACACCGGAACATGAAGTATATCAATAA